The Odocoileus virginianus isolate 20LAN1187 ecotype Illinois chromosome 3, Ovbor_1.2, whole genome shotgun sequence genome includes a window with the following:
- the PCDHB1 gene encoding LOW QUALITY PROTEIN: protocadherin beta-1 (The sequence of the model RefSeq protein was modified relative to this genomic sequence to represent the inferred CDS: inserted 1 base in 1 codon) yields the protein MATARRKLLQSRQVGTLXIFLCLSVGGAATIRYSVAEEMESGSFVANVAKDLGLEVGKLAGRGARLVSEGNKLHFRLHRKTGDLFVKEKLDRESLCGKADPCVLHFEVVLVEPLQSFRVEVRVFDINDNAPVFLNKEPLLRIPESTPLGSRFPLQSAQDLDVGLNGLQNYTLSANEYFHLHTRFRSHGPKYAELVLDKPLDREEQPEVNMTITAVDGGSPPKSGTAHIRVEVLDVNDHVPQFSRLVYRAQVPENSANGSLVATVTATDLDEGSNKEITYSLAQNPEVILQTFQINSESGEVRLRGPLDFEAIETYDIDIQATDGGGLSAHSKVLVEVVDVNDNPPEITVSSVSSPLPEDSPLQTVVALFSIRDRDIRVGGKITCFLKEDLPFAVKPTFRNSYSLVTDRGLDREEVSGYNITLVAMDTGPPTLSSETVIEVLISDINDNPPVFQEDSYILTVRENNSPAVFIGKVLAEDLDLGENAKVMYSLLPPKSGDLSVFAYISINSDNGKLYALRTMDYEAIQDFQFVVKATDGGFLSLSSQVTVRVVVLDDNDNRPMILYPLQNGTLPCNDLVPRSAEAGYLVTKVVAVDGDSGQNSWLSYHLFKATDLGLFSVQQQNGEIRTLRQVSERDPMMQKLVILVQDHGQPALSTTASLNILLVDGFSEPYLQFRDTFKHPTRVNPSTKYLVISLAVLSFLFLLSVTVIFIIHICQKIKHREKFTIQEHFYDDCNFSNLVQGGASRPVSQPCPYEMCSATGTSNSEFRFLKRFMPNFPFPHGTGEAKTEAGSRLPPDSDRNRSRGSESHAQVSDDYM from the coding sequence GCAATAAACTGCATTTCCGGCTCCACCGCAAGACAGGGGATCTGTTCGTGAAGGAGAAACTGGATCGGGAGTCACTCTGTGGCAAAGCTGACCCATGCGTTCTGCACTTTGAAGTAGTCCTGGTGGAGCCACTGCAGTCCTTTCGCGTGGAGGTCAGGGTATTTGATATCAATGACAATGCCCCGGTTTTCCTAAACAAGGAGCCTCTGTTAAGGATTCCGGAGAGCACCCCCCTGGGTTCACGCTTTCCTCTGCAGAGTGCCCAGGATCTGGACGTCGGCCTCAACGGTCTCCAAAACTACACCCTAAGCGCCAATGAGTATTTCCACCTGCACACCCGCTTCCGCAGCCACGGGCCCAAGTATGCGGAACTAGTGCTGGATAAACCCCTGGACAGAGAGGAGCAGCCGGAAGTCAACATGACAATTACAGCTGTGGACGGAGGGTCTCCACCCAAATCTGGCACCGCCCACATCCGGGTGGAGGTTCTGGACGTCAATGATCACGTGCCCCAATTCTCTCGACTGGTATACCGAGCTCAGGTACCGGAAAATAGCGCCAACGGTTCCCTGGTGGCTACGGTGACTGCCACCGACCTGGACGAGGGCTCCAACAAGGAGATAACTTACTCGTTAGCTCAAAATCCAGAAGTAATCCTCCAGACATTTCAGATTAACTCTGAAAGTGGAGAGGTTCGACTAAGAGGGCCCCTAGATTTTGAAGCTATTGAAACATACGACATTGACATTCAAGCTACCGATGGAGGAGGCCTCTCTGCCCACAGCAAAGTCCTGGTGGAAGTGGTGGATGTTAATGACAATCCTCCTGAAATTACAGTTTCCTCTGTGTCCAGCCCTCTCCCTGAGGACTCTCCACTACAGACTGTCGTGGCCCTTTTCTCTATCAGAGACCGGGACATTCGAGTGGGAGGAAAGATCACCTGCTTCCTCAAAGAAGACCTTCCCTTTGCAGTCAAACCTACATTCCGGAACTCCTACTCACTGGTCACTGACAGAGGCTTGGATCGGGAGGAGGTCTCTGGCTATAACATCACCCTTGTTGCCATGGATACTGGACCACCCACTCTGTCCTCAGAGACTGTGATAGAGGTGCTAATATCAGACATTAATGACAACCCCCCAGTATTTCAGGAAGATTCCTACATCTTGACTGTTAGAGAAAACAACAGCCCTGCAGTTTTTATTGGCAAAGTCCTTGCTGAGGATCTAGATTTGGGTGAGAATGCCAAAGTAATGTATTCCCTGTTGCCTCCAAAAAGTGGAGATCTATCAGTCTTTGCTTACATCTCCATAAATTCAGACAATGGGAAACTCTATGCACTGAGAACGATGGATTATGAGGCCATTCAAGATTTTCAGTTTGTGGTAAAGGCAACTGATGGGGGCTTCCTGTCACTGAGTAGCCAGGTTACTGTCAGAGTGGTTGTCCTGGATGACAATGATAACCGTCCAATGATCTTGTACCCACTGCAAAATGGCACTTTGCCCTGCAATGACCTGGTACCCAGGTCTGCAGAGGCGGGCTACCTGGTGACCAAGGTGGTGGCAGTGGATGGTGACTCGGGTCAGAATTCTTGGCTTTCATATCATCTATTTAAGGCCACTGACCTTGGGTTATTCTCTGTTCAGCAACAAAATGGGGAAATCCGTACATTGCGGCAGGTATCTGAGAGAGACCCCATGATGCAGAAACTGGTCATTCTTGTTCAGGATCATGGCCAACCAGCTCTTTCTACTACTGCCTCACTTAACATTCTCCTGGTAGATGGCTTTTCTGAGCCCTATCTGCAGTTTCGGGATACATTTAAGCATCCTACAAGGGTAAATCCATCCACTAAATATTTAGTCATTTCTCTGGCtgtgctttcctttctctttctcctctctgtcaCAGTGATCTTCATTATACATATCTGCCAGAAGAttaaacacagagaaaagttCACAATTCAAGAGCATTTCTATGATGACTGCAATTTCTCTAACCTGGTACAAGGAGGAGCCAGTAGACCCGTATCGCAGCCTTGTCCCTACGAGATGTGCTCAGCCACTGGCACTAGCAATAGTGAGTTCCGGTTTCTTAAGCGCTTTATGCCCAACTTCCCTTTCCCCCATGGAACTGGAGAGGCAAAAACAGAGGCTGGCTCCAGATTACCACCAGATTCTGATAGGAACAGGTCTCGGGGTTCAGAGAGCCATGCCCAAGTATCTGATGACTATATGTAA